Below is a genomic region from Vitis riparia cultivar Riparia Gloire de Montpellier isolate 1030 chromosome 5, EGFV_Vit.rip_1.0, whole genome shotgun sequence.
AAACATAGCCAACACAGGTGTTTCCCTTGTCATGGAAAAAGAACCAGCTATGGAAAAAGAAGACAGAATTATCTTCATCCTGAGCTGAAGAAGGTCAGATGGCTACAAGACATGTTCAGGTTGACAAAAGCTCTTCTGAAAGATACACAGAGTGTGGAATTAGATGACAGAGGAATGGTTTGGATAGAGGAACTCTTCTTGACCACTTTCAGTTTTAGTTTTGCTTGGGATGGATGAATCCCATTTCAATGGTTTGGACTCTTCTCCACAAGTCCATATCTGTAGTGATCCTTCTCTTTTaaacttaaagaaaaaataaataaataaataaatggtgtGAGGTTTGAGATTGTATCTGGACTAAATGGACGGGGCATGTAAGCAGCCATGCAGGTGATGGTGGGCTCTGATATGGCTTGTGAGCAAAGCATTAAGATAACATATGTCAGGACTACTAACAAAGGTGGGGGATCAATCTATGTGCACTCTCCATCCATCTGGACAAGAAGAGAATAGTACCCGCACAAACACTATCAACAGAAAGAAGAAATTACTCCATTCAATCCAAATACATTCACAAAGCAAAATTCTACAACTTTCACACCCAGAACTCCATTGAGTTGGCCCCGTTGAGTTCATGATGACCTAATTCTAGAGTTCAAACACACAAGTTATGAACCAATTTTCAAGAGATCAAGTAGTAAACTTACTGGGAAGGTATAACTTCAATTTTCACGAGAGTTCTGTGTAGCAGTTCTACAGGAAGCATTTTCAAACTTCTGCAGAACCTGATCTCCAAATCTCGGAGATCTTGTAGTGCTTCTTTCTCTACATTCCATTCTTCCAGTTGCTCTAACTTCCATAGTTTAAGAACTCGAAGCTGAGGAAAGCCTACTAAAGAGCAAAGCATGTTCTTCCCCAAATAAGATTTGGCAAACAATTTAAGACTTCTAAGGTTTGGAAGCTTATCCAATGACTGCATTGGATCTTCTGCAAGTCCTGACCCTGATAAGGTGAGGTCGATGAGGCTGTATGGGAATTGGGAAATAATAGATGAATTCCTTAACCGCCCCAGCAAGTAAATGCAAGAAAGATTCACATGGCCTATTAAAGGCTTCAATTCTAGATCCCATGGCTGATTGCTTTTATTGATAGATTTGCGCCTTAAAGAATGGAGTTGGTTTAGTTTCGAGATCCAATCAGCGACTGCCTGCAAGCTTAATGACACTGCCTCTTGTTTAGATGACATCGTTAATCCCAATTTCTTAATATCAAGCAACCTATCTAGGCAATCTCTTACCAAAGTCTCCTCATCTATAAATAACCCACATAATGTTTGGAGGGTTGTAAGAGAATTGGTACCATGTCGAAGCATAAGTTTACTTCGGTAGCTCTCACTCAAGTATAAGTGACGCAATTTTTGTAGCTTCCAGATTGAATTAGGAAGGGTGCTGATGCTAGTATGCTTCATGTCTAGTGTTTGAACATTCTGCAACTTGCTTATGGAAGATGGAATTATCTCGAGGAACGTAGATCTCAAGCCAAAGTACCTTAGTCGAGTTAGTTCACCAATTGCCTCGGGTAACTTAGGTCTGAATACATTTTCAAGATCAAGCACCAACAGTACTAGGAAGCAACCCCTAGATAGGCATAACACAGACTGGTATAAGATTACGTAGGCAAAATACCTCAAATTATTTGTTTGACTGTCCAGAATTGCTAGTGAAACTTAACAGCACTCTAGATTTTACAGGTATATTAGACATTGTTCTGTATTGCATATGATTCTTTCTTTTGGTAAGTGGTTTctactctattttattttctgtgtCAATGTTGTTTGTAATGcgagaaagaaaagaatttcatagtacaagttttaaatttttttattatcggAAGCCCCAGAAATTAAACTAATCTGCTAAAAACTGTGCCTAACAGAATAATTTAGCTTGGAATAATCCATGGACTACAGGCCATCTGCTTGCAGGCCTAGTCTGAGTAATCGAGGACAATCATCTGTCATTTAGGCCTTGTATTTTTCTGGCATTCTGGAAACTGTATTTCGATTGCCTTGTTTCAATCACCCGAACTATAAGTTAAATTCATGGTTCCAAAAACAGAGTCTTAGTTGGGTGAAAGCTCGGCTGTTTTATTTCCAGAATCCACATTGACCAtaccaaaagaagaagaagaagaagatggagtaCAACAGGTTGAAGTTAAGGAAGCAGAACAGAGATACCCGTCTCATGGCACGAAGCATTATAGGGAGGGTGTTAGAGAAACTCTCTGTTCTGCTCCTTCGAGAACCAGCACCTTTGGTTGGAGTCGAAGAACAGCTCCAATGGATCCATAGGGAATTGAGCACTAAGATCCGTTTTGGCTTCACAGAGGAATTAATAGATGTCGCCTATGATGTAGAGGATGTCATCGACCTCCTTATACTCAAATCAGCAGCGCAAGGAAGGAGAAGAGGAATTCTTGAAggtttcattttgtttatttgtgaTTTCATTGATCAATCTCAACTTCACAAGAAGCTGGAACGGATTAAAGTTAAGATCCCTGCTCTTCCTCCTCCAGTTTTAATACTATGTAGTCGAAGCCATTCTGAAGACATTGAAGAAATAGACTGGGCGTGCTCCAGCTCAGTACAGGATCAAAGCCTAGCCAATACAGTTGTCTCCCCCGTCATAGAGAAAGCTACAGCTCTGCTAGCTCAGGAGTATATTCATCCTGAAGTGAAGAAGAAGGTCAGGCGGGTACAAGACAAGTTCAGTTTGATGAATGGTTTTCTCAAAGATATAGAGGCTGTAGAACTAGATGACAGAGGAATGGTTTGGATGGAGGAACTGTGTGATATTTCTCGTTCTGCAGTCGATGTCATCGGGCTATTCATTAACAGAAGAGAACAGCTCAAAAGGAATTGGGGAGGACCTTTGATGAGAGTCATTCTGGCTTTAGACAATTTTCTATCTCAGCATGAGTTTTCCACCCAGATGGACCAACTGCATACCAAGCTCCTGGACATTTCTGTAAGAAGGCCAAATATAGTCCATGGAGATAGTCGAAGCAGAAAGGTAGGTATTTCATTTCCTGAACTACTACAAAAGCTAAGGGAGCGTCGAATACAGCTAGAACAGGGGGTTGAGAACCTGGATTTCGTCAGCTTTGATGATGATGTACACGCCCTGGTGACACGGTTGCTGGCTGGTGATAACCATTTCTTTGTGGTTTCAGTTGTGGGCATGGAAGGTACTGGTAAGACAACACTAGCAAAGTTGATCTATCACAATGATGCTGTTGTCAATCATTTCCATTATCGTGCTTTTGGTTTTGAACTTCTCAAAGATGTCAGGAAACACTTCGGAGAGCCAGGCTCTTCGATGTCACCAGAAAAAAGGGCGCAACCATTCAAAGCTTTCTTGGCTGATAAGAGGTGTCTCATAGTTCTGGATGATGCCCAAGATCAACATTTCAAGAATGAAATGATAACAGCACTCCGGGACACATCAAATGGGTGTAGAATGATTTTGACATCTTGGGTTACAGAACTACCATCAAACCTCCAAATAGGGAGTCTTTACTATGGACTAAGACTACGAAGAGATGATGAGAGTTGGGCATTGTTTACCCATGCAATGAAGATAAGCATACCCCAAGAACTGCTAAAGTTTAGAAGGGAAATCGTGAGAAGATGTGGAGGATTGCCACGGGTGATTGTAAAATTGGCAAATGCATTGTCACAGAAGGAACCAACAATCGAGGAGTGGTCTAGTGTGCTGCAACAGCTGGATGGAGATCAAGATCTTTGGTCCAATGCTTTGAGCAGGATTAATAAGGGTTTGCCCTTGTATATGAAGCGCTGTCTCTTTTATTTTGGATTGTTTCCTAAAGATCTTGATATCCCAGCAAGAAGATTGATCATGTTGTGGGTTGCAGAGGGTTTGGTCCAGCCAGAGGGTGGGAATGAAGCTCCAGAAGATGTTGCAGAGAGGTGTTTGATAAAGTTGATAGCTCAAGGTATGGTTCAAGTGACGCAGAAAAAGCTCGATGGGACTGTTAAAACTTGTCGCCTGCCTTATGTCCTGCAACAGGAATGGTTAGCAAAAACTCAAGAAGCTACATTTCTTCAATATCATGCCAAAACAAGATCTGAGTTGTCCCCAAGCACTGGTCTAATCCGCCGACTTGTGGATCATCTTGACAATGAAGATGTCAGCTTTGGTCATATCCATGGTGATGAGAACACAACTTCCACTTCTTTGAAATCTCACTATCAAGATGTCCTTTCTTTTTTGTCATTTGATGCTCGAGAAGGAAGCAAACCGGGAGAAGACGTAGGAAATTTTCTTCATGAATGCATTTCTAGCAGTTGCTTCCTATTGCTCCGAGTCCTTGATCTGGAACATGTATTCAGACCTAAATTGCCAAAGCAACTTAGTAAACTAACTCGTTTGAGGTACCTTGGCTTGAGATGGACGTTCCTACAAATGCTTCCATCATCCATAAGCAAGTTGCAAAACCTCCAAACACTGGATTTGAAGCATACTTATATCGACAGTCTTCCTAGTTCGATCTGGAAGGTCCAACAACTGCGGCATTTATGCTTAAGTGAGAGTTATCGGAGTAAGTTTATGCCTCGACCAAGAGTTGGATCTCTGACAAGTCTCCAAACATTGTGGGGTCTATTTGTAGATGAGGAGACACCAGTGAAGAACGGCCTGGATAGGTTGGTCAATATTAGAAAATTGAGTTTGACATGTCGTTTGACACCATCTCAAGATGAGGCAATGTTGCAACAGCTGGAGGCAGTGTCTAACTGGGTTCTGAAACTAAAGCATCTTCAGTCTTTGAGGCTGAAGTCAGATGATGCAGATAATCAGCCTTGGGATCTAGACCTGAAGCCTTTGTCAGGCCACGCAAATCTCTCTAGTGTATATTTGCTTGGGCGGTTAAAGAATCCATCTATTGTGTCTGAATTCCCAGAGAGCCTCACTGACCTTACGCTATCAGGTTCAAGACTGACAGAAGACCCAATGCAAACATTAGATAAGCTCCCCAACCTAAAAATTCTTAGGTTACTCTCCAAATCTTTTGTAGGAAAGGAAATGCTTTGCTCTTTAGGAGGCTTCCCTAAGCTTCgaattcttaaaatatggaaGCTAGAGCTGCTGGAGGAGTGGAATGTTGAAGAAGGTGCACTACAAGCTCTCCACGATTTGGAGATTAGGTCCTGTCTAAAGTTGAAGATGCTTCCTCAGGGATTGACACAGAGGACCCtttggaatttgaaattaaCAGACATGCCTAATGACTTCACTACATAGGATCTAACTAACCATTGCTGGTTAGGATGTGGTCAGCAGGTAATTCTGTGACGACCTCTAGCAATATTATGTTGTACTTCTTCACCGGggccccttttttttttttttgtgtgtgtctGCATCAATGTTGTGctattggagcctttttatggAGTTTCGTGCCTAAGTTTTGAAAGGTTTTTGCTCTCTCCTTTTGGCAGTTTAGTTCTAAGAGAGCTGAGAGGTTTCACACTCTTACTGTTTGAGAGTGGCTTTGTCTATTCTTTGCATATGTTACTTTTTCTTAAATACTGGTTTGTGTCCTTCAATTACTGTTCTGTACTTCTTATTGGAATATATCTTGTATTTGAGAGTTTATTTTTGGATAATTATGCATTCAATAAGCCTGCCTCAATGAACCTCGAGTTGTGAATGTTGTATAGCTTTCTttatgacatatatatatatattagtttgaaTGTGCCAAGCTTGTAAACAACCGTGCTGGGCCTGGGGAGCTGTGGGTAGAGCTTGTCAGCAACAGTGCTTGGAATCAATAGTATCTGCAACTTGCAATGTCATGTTCtactgttcttttttttttgctttgtgTGTAAATACTCTGCTACTGAAGCCTCGTTGTGAGGTATCCTGCCTATGCGTTCGAGGCGTAAGAGAAGAGTGCTTGCCAGCTATTTGTGAATGTTTCTGGGGCCTCATGCCAGATGATGCCCAAAGCATTGTTGCTTATATTCTTTGGGTTGGAATTTTTAGCTTTGAATAATGAAGTTATCATATTGTGATTCTTTCTCTTCTGCTTGTGAAGTTATCAGATTGAATAATGAAGCTACCATTATTGCTATTTTTCTTGTGGATTACTGGATTTGAGATGGGAAACTTTATGCTTAAAAGAGTCTTGGAgccactttttctttcttgcctcTTACTCTTCTTGACCActtgattttagttttgaaattataTTCCATGATCCAATGCCCAAATCTGTAGTGGTTCTTctcttctaaaataaaatttaaaacaaaagtgTAAGCTTTGAGATCGTATCAAGACTGAATGAACTAACTAATGGAATGGGCAGAGCATGTAAGCAGCCATGCAGGGGATGGTGGCTTAGATTAGAGCTTTGTGAGAAACCAgatgtaataaatattaatattgggCATTTCAAATCCTTGAACCTAATATATACAATTACAACtgaaaggtgaatctcaataatgaacTACATCTAGAGGAGGAGTGAAGAGGTGTTGttgaactataaaaaaaaaatttccaataaagATTACCTAACCTCAAAATTTCTTAGTACCAATAAACTTCTCTTCCAGGGacttttcaacaaagcataAAATTCACAAGTATGTATGCACCAACACTCTCcccataatttataaatacaattcACATGCAAATGTTTCAACACTTCTCAAGATTAATTCAAAAGAACAATTATCTCCTTAACTCATTTCAATTTACTACAAGATATCATTAACtagaatgaacaaaaaaattattgatgatATTCCATGGATAATCATACTTATTTAAGttcatatatcttttatttaacatatatgcccaagtaatcaatgatatctaaaattgattataaatcaaagagaagagtgagagaaagaggcAATTGACACTGGATTTTAATATGGAAAACCTCTTAAGAGATCAAAAACCACATGCCTACAACCGATCGAAAACATccactttgaaaaataaaaactaaataaaaggttttaCTTAGCTCAAACTAACTAATCATTCTTGGACCACTTGAGTAGTACCTTTCACTTTCAActtctcaccttcttcttccggagcacacttggagtACACACCAAGCTCGATCttggcctcttcttgaatccacacaagaagaaaatgggtttttacccaaacccaaatagaatgagagatgaaTGTTTAAGGAatcaatccattttttatttttagaaaatccatttacaaaattttcttggaaaacttGGATGGGATTTTCTTAGTATGCAACCAAGGGGACAAAAGTGTGTAtttaaaaagcaaaagaaacctTTAATCTAATGACTgaaaatttatcttaaaaacagATTAGTTGGATCGATCTACCCTTACACCTAGATCGATCCAGAAACAAGGGAATAAAAGTCTTTTAtcaaacattatttttcttagtttccctaacacttttttaaaataattcaaggcAACCAACATGTTGAAAAACAAGGTTGATTCGAATTCATTCAACACACACTCGGTTACATACCTCGGCCTTTTATTAAATCCAAAGTCTTGAACTTCAAAGGTCAAATAGAccgaaaaaaattggaaaactgagttaggggacacttagaAATTTTGTCTGGAATTGCCAATCAAGCTAAACACTCACAACAACTATTGACAAAGATTCAAAACTCTGATATATTGATATCAGATGGAGCATATATAATCCATGAGCTTGCAGGCCTCAACTCAGTGACCATATGAACAATTGCTTGTCGTTTGTCATAGTTCAAAAACCAAAGTTTTAATTTGCATGTTAGCTTTCTTGTTCCTTCACTTCCatgaagtagaagaagatgGACTATGAGATGCTGGTGAGGATGACAGAGAGATTGAATGAAGGGTGACAGAAACTCTTTGCTCTGAACCTTGAGAACTGCTTTGGTTGGAGTTGAACGGCTCCAACGGGTTGAATGGAGGATTCCTTTGATGATCTTATGCTCAAACCAGAAGCACAGGAAAGGAGAAGAGAAAGAGGGGTTAAATTTTCATCAATGCTTTCATGTATTTTCTGCTAGTGGAGCCTTGTTGAGACTGGATCAATCTTACTCCCCTTCATGTTTCTGGGTGATCTTCATGCTCTCCCTTTAATTGCGATCAACATCATCTTCTGAAAGCATTAAATCATTACATAGAATACAGAAGAAAACAGACAAACagagcaaaaaaaaatcaaagaaaatcatcTGCTAGACTATATTGCACTTGCAATCCACCTGAATGAAAGGGTGTGGCCTTCCCAGCCAGTTCAAAGTGGTTGTCAACAATGCTTTGTTCAACCAATATTAATTTTGGGTCAATATCTATGATGCTTGGAATGCTTtagaaagaacaaaaattaatagTATGTATGAAGTTCGGAATGGTCGACagcatgttttcctttttcattaggTTTTCCTCAGCTTTGAGTTCTTAAAAGTATGGAAGATAGAGCAACTGGAAAAATGGGATGTGGAGAAGCAAGCACTGCAAGCTCTCAGAGATATAGAGTAGTCCCGCTTGAGGTTGAAGATTCTCCATGAAGAATTGCAGCAACTAAACCTAATGTATCTGAAGTTGTCAGACATGCTAAATTTCACCCCACAGGATTAGATTAAGGGTAATCTCCCCATGAATCTTGTTACCATGCAATGCATCCTCACTCAAAGTAAGACTAATTAAATATTGCTTTGGTAATTACGGTTCGgaaaaaaactaaggaaaatgaatttttcatatttagttttaaaataaaaaatatgaaaaaaatcaaatataattaaaattagttaaaaattttatgtatttttaaattatttaatcttacataaaaaagttcaaatatttgaaatgagtttaaggtaatatataaaaataatttattgactttgagtttattttttattttccttcacctttttttctttctattttcttttccttacattttccttcaaattttctaaggaCCAAACATATCGTATatgtatttcaatttttttaaggagCAATAGTAGTATTTGGATGTATTTCATGTtctttgttcttaaaaatagaacatAGTAATAATTCTTATACAAAGAACGAagatttatgttaaaaaatactgattaaaatatcatttttagaaatataagtgttaataaatttctaactaattttaattatatttatttatttattttcttataacatcataaaattatcactttttttttttttttaatttctttatgaCTTTTCAagaccaaacatagcctaaaaggTCCGAACATAGAAAGCTAAGTACCAACTCTTATGAACTCCAACCAAATCGTAGATTGATCTTCTTAAGACTTCTGAGTCAGGACCACAGTAAAGAAA
It encodes:
- the LOC117915300 gene encoding putative disease resistance protein At1g59780, with the protein product MEYNRLKLRKQNRDTRLMARSIIGRVLEKLSVLLLREPAPLVGVEEQLQWIHRELSTKIRFGFTEELIDVAYDVEDVIDLLILKSAAQGRRRGILEGFILFICDFIDQSQLHKKLERIKVKIPALPPPVLILCSRSHSEDIEEIDWACSSSVQDQSLANTVVSPVIEKATALLAQEYIHPEVKKKVRRVQDKFSLMNGFLKDIEAVELDDRGMVWMEELCDISRSAVDVIGLFINRREQLKRNWGGPLMRVILALDNFLSQHEFSTQMDQLHTKLLDISVRRPNIVHGDSRSRKVGISFPELLQKLRERRIQLEQGVENLDFVSFDDDVHALVTRLLAGDNHFFVVSVVGMEGTGKTTLAKLIYHNDAVVNHFHYRAFGFELLKDVRKHFGEPGSSMSPEKRAQPFKAFLADKRCLIVLDDAQDQHFKNEMITALRDTSNGCRMILTSWVTELPSNLQIGSLYYGLRLRRDDESWALFTHAMKISIPQELLKFRREIVRRCGGLPRVIVKLANALSQKEPTIEEWSSVLQQLDGDQDLWSNALSRINKGLPLYMKRCLFYFGLFPKDLDIPARRLIMLWVAEGLVQPEGGNEAPEDVAERCLIKLIAQGMVQVTQKKLDGTVKTCRLPYVLQQEWLAKTQEATFLQYHAKTRSELSPSTGLIRRLVDHLDNEDVSFGHIHGDENTTSTSLKSHYQDVLSFLSFDAREGSKPGEDVGNFLHECISSSCFLLLRVLDLEHVFRPKLPKQLSKLTRLRYLGLRWTFLQMLPSSISKLQNLQTLDLKHTYIDSLPSSIWKVQQLRHLCLSESYRSKFMPRPRVGSLTSLQTLWGLFVDEETPVKNGLDRLVNIRKLSLTCRLTPSQDEAMLQQLEAVSNWVLKLKHLQSLRLKSDDADNQPWDLDLKPLSGHANLSSVYLLGRLKNPSIVSEFPESLTDLTLSGSRLTEDPMQTLDKLPNLKILRLLSKSFVGKEMLCSLGGFPKLRILKIWKLELLEEWNVEEGALQALHDLEIRSCLKLKMLPQGLTQRTLWNLKLTDMPNDFTT